In one Asterias amurensis chromosome 9, ASM3211899v1 genomic region, the following are encoded:
- the LOC139942027 gene encoding alpha-1B adrenergic receptor-like, protein MHTMANDSTTISAVENDTFIVSTLSGKLTDETSSSLMTSGEHLTNMFESTSFTTPYGTSTTMGDGRTFRFEDYTQRAIIGSLVCFVALSGFVGNVWVILAVVLSKKLQTRTNAFVVNLATTDLVTCLTAPFTAVALFSMTGWPMPEEVCSVAAAIGFTSIGCSIMNLAAISINRFVLITRSIDTYHSIYTPKKIAAMLVFTWLYPALLCSLPLFGIGKWGYSDKYKTCTQDTSAESSDLFSSLGSALIYPIPLIILFVCYFKIYRHITGHMKKMMGKGIEMEGTSNASSASSTQLQKKPAGSFSKRQVQITKNLFLVVCAFIACLAPFAIALMIPPSDPVIPWTGAFIIFNSAVNPVIYGVKHPHFKEVFRHMLRCRYHLIPEPSSCLRKMRST, encoded by the coding sequence ATGCACACAATGGCAAATGACTCTACCACAATCTCCGCGGTGGAAAATGACACGTTTATCGTCAGTACCTTGTCCGGGAAATTGACTGATGAAACTTCCTCCAGCCTGATGACATCAGGGGAACATTTAACGAACATGTTTGAAAGCACAAGTTTTACCACCCCGTATGGGACGTCTACCACTATGGGGGACGGTCGAACCTTCCGCTTTGAGGACTACACGCAGCGAGCCATCATCGGCAGCCTCGTCTGCTTCGTGGCCTTGTCTGGCTTCGTAGGGAACGTCTGGGTGATTCTGGCCGTTGTCTTATCAAAGAAGCTCCAGACCCGCACCAATGCCTTCGTCGTCAACTTGGCTACAACCGACCTGGTGACTTGTCTTACGGCACCGTTTACCGCGGTGGCTCTGTTCAGCATGACGGGCTGGCCGATGCCAGAGGAGGTCTGCTCTGTCGCAGCTGCTATTGGGTTTACCAGTATTGGATGTAGCATCATGAACCTGGCTGCCATCTCCATTAACCGGTTCGTGCTCATCACTAGATCCATTGACACTTACCACTCCATCTACACACCTAAGAAGATAGCAGCCATGTTAGTATTTACGTGGCTCTATCCAGCATTACTCTGCTCCCTTCCACTCTTTGGTATCGGTAAATGGGGTTACTCTGACAAGTACAAGACTTGTACTCAAGACACCTCGGCTGAATCTAGCGATCTCTTTAGTTCGTTGGGATCTGCTCTCATCTACCCAATTCCACTCATCATCCTGTTTGTCTGTTACTTCAAGATCTACCGCCACATCACAGGCCACATGAAGAAGATGATGGGGAAGGGAATCGAGATGGAGGGAACTTCCAATGCCTCCAGTGCCAGCAGCACTCAACTACAGAAGAAACCAGCGGGAAGCTTCAGCAAGAGACAGGTACAGATCACCAAGAATCTCTTCCTTGTGGTGTGCGCCTTTATTGCCTGTCTGGCCCCCTTCGCCATCGCTCTGATGATACCGCCCAGCGATCCGGTCATCCCGTGGACTGGGGCGTTCATCATCTTCAACAGTGCCGTCAACCCCGTCATTTACGGGGTGAAACACCCGCACTTCAAGGAGGTGTTCCGTCACATGCTCCGGTGTCGGTACCACTTGATTCCGGAACCATCTAGCTGTCTCAGAAAGATGAGATCAACATAG
- the LOC139942257 gene encoding uncharacterized protein, which produces MIVPVWVAATSDPAREVLTYAMLDTQSDASFILNSTAESLGIKGQPVQLKLATMTGSSTVSECSLLKEITVRGLHSSKVISVPKVYTRDFIPAERSLIPTTQTAMMWSHLEPIAGEISPMQDCEIGMLIGFNCPEALTPRETVTGQHNQPYAVKTDLGWSVVGGRSRVTTMCHRVMSKESPAVFRSILSVLERDFSDDKGAKVSQEDLQFLHILESSITQLKDGHLQMPLPFRSRPCLPVNKAQASLRLSHLKRKFERDKKYKDDYVSFVQDVIANGDAEEAQSDVKEGEVWYIPHHGVYHPKKPNKIRVVFDCSSQHRGTSLNDHLLSGPDLTNALVGVLSRFRIHQVAIFCDIERMFHQFIVRPEDRDYLRFLWWKDGNLTREPTEYRMKVHLFGATSSPGCANYGLKYLSKKYEKEFPSAAPFIRHHFYVDDGLISTETNNEAIQLIDEARELCSKGGIHLHKFISNSREVLESVPLKERAASVKEVDLNKDELPLSTTLGIQWDVENDEFFFKIETKEATFTRRGILSLVASVYDPLGLLAPFVLTGKLLLQHMCRNGTGWDDPLPAELGPRWEKWMSDLPKIAAIRIPRCLKPSQFGEVKSTQLHHFSDASTLGYGQCSYLRIQDHQDRVCCTLLMGKSRVAPTKITTIPRLELTAAVVSVKISQILKEELHLPKGEEIFWTDSKVVLGYINNEARRFHTFVANRVQMIRESTDVGQWFYIESSSNPADHASRGLTATALQESSWYTGPDFLWSPKFKIPTQSTTELSLEDPEIKKSTVLSTTTMESNDPFLLPLLSKFSSWPVLVRAIARLRRRAKGDTDSNMSSVEERKESALFLVKLVQKFEFKERPPSKDLDPFTDDSGILCVGGRLRNSSLPLSVKHPVILPKDSHISRLIAAHFHEKVHHQGRGITLNELRANGFWIICGGGLISSLIRKCVICRRNRRPTQEQKMADLPEDRVESSPPFSYCGMDCFGPFITKQGRKNFKRYGLLFTCLCSRAVHVELLDDLSTDAFINGLRCFIAIRGKVRQIRSDQGSNFVGAKHELHSALKELDADRVEAYLANQDCDFLMNAPCSSHVGGVWERQIRTIRNVLSGVVALCPGRLDDSSLRTLFYEAMAIVNSRPLAVDTIYDPTSVEPLTPNHLVTMKSHVPLPPPGKFVPQDMYLRKRWRRVQYLTEQFWSRWRKEYLQNINRRQCWAKPRRNIEVGDIVLILEPEVARNRWPMGVVVVAAKDKDNLVRKAKVQVGTRKLNQQGKREVKLTFLERPVQKLVLLLEST; this is translated from the coding sequence ATGATAGTACCAGTGTGGGTAGCTGCTACCTCGGATCCAGCTCGTGAAGTTCTCACCTATGCCATGTTGGATACACAGAGTGACGCATCCTTTATTCTGAATTCTACGGCAGAGAGTCTTGGAATCAAAGGGCAACCAGTTCAGCTGAAATTAGCAACAATGACTGGGAGTTCAACAGTATCAGAATGCAGTCTCCTTAAAGAAATCACAGTTAGAGGTCTGCATTCAAGCAAGGTCATTTCCGTCCCAAAGGTATACACCAGAGACTTCATTCCTGCTGAAAGGTCACTCATTCCAACTACTCAAACTGCCATGATGTGGTCTCACCTTGAGCCGATTGCTGGAGAAATTTCACCTATGCAAGACTGTGAAATTGGTATGCTGATAGGGTTTAATTGTCCAGAAGCCCTTACACCCAGAGAGACTGTGACTGGTCAACATAACCAGCCTTATGCCGTGAAGACCGATCTTGGGTGGTCAGTGGTGGGAGGCCGATCTAGAGTTACAACCATGTGCCATAGAGTGATGTCTAAAGAGAGCCCCGCTGTTTTCAGGAGCATTTTGTCAGTGCTTGAAAGGGACTTCTCAGACGACAAAGGGGCCAAAGTGTCACAGGAAGATCTCCAATTTTTGCACATCCTAGAGTCTTCCATCACGCAGCTTAAGGATGGTCATCTGCAAATGCCCCTGCCATTCCGCTCTCGTCCATGTCTACCGGTTAACAAAGCTCAGGCATCTCTCCGTCTCAGCCATCTCAAACGCAAGTTCGAAAGAGACAAGAAATATAAAGATGATTATGTCAGCTTTGTTCAGGATGTCATCGCTAATGGTGATGCAGAGGAAGCCCAGTCTGATGTGAAGGAGGGCGAAGTGTGGTATATTCCCCACCACGGTGTTTACCACCCAAAGAAGCCAAACAAGATACGAGTTGTGTTCGACTGTTCAAGTCAGCACCGGGGTACATCCCTGAATGATCATCTACTGAGTGGCCCCGACTTGACGAATGCCTTGGTGGGAGTATTGAGTCGATTTAGGATTCATCAGGTAGCCATATTCTGCGACATTGAAAGGATGTTCCATCAATTCATCGTCAGACCCGAAGACAGAGATTACTTGCGATTTCTTTGGTGGAAGGATGGGAACCTCACACGAGAGCCGACAGAGTATAGGATGAAGGTCCACTTATTCGGAGCTACTTCATCACCAGGTTGCGCAAACTATGGTCTTAAGTATTTGTCTAAGAAGTACGAGAAAGAGTTCCCCTCCGCAGCCCCGTTCATCAGACATCACTTCTACGTAGATGATGGACTGATCAGTACTGAGACCAACAATGAGGCAATCCAACTCATTGATGAAGCCAGAGAGTTGTGTAGCAAAGGCGGCATTCACCTACATAAGTTCATCTCCAATAGTAGAGAAGTACTGGAATCGGTCCCTCTAAAGGAACGTGCTGCATCAGTTAAGGAAGTAGACCTTAACAAGGATGAGCTCCCCCTGTCCACCACACTGGGGATACAGTGGGATGTGGAGAATGATGAATTCTTCTTCAAGATTGAGACCAAGGAGGCAACTTTTACTCGTCGAGGAATTTTGTCGTTAGTTGCGTCAGTTTACGACCCTCTTGGACTGTTAGCTCCATTCGTTCTCACAGGCAAATTGCTGCTGCAACATATGTGTCGCAATGGGACTGGATGGGATGATCCTCTGCCTGCAGAGTTAGGACCACGGTGGGAGAAGTGGATGTCAGACCTTCCGAAAATTGCAGCGATCCGAATTCCACGCTGCCTAAAGCCGAGTCAATTTGGTGAGGTTAAGTCTACTCAGTTGCACCACTTTTCAGATGCCAGCACTTTGGGTTATGGCCAATGTTCCTATCTCAGAATTCAGGATCATCAGGACAGAGTATGCTGTACACTTCTGATGGGCAAGTCGCGAGTCGCTCCAACCAAGATCACAACAATTCCCCGCCTGGAGTTGACTGCAGCTGTTGTATCGGTGAAAATAAGTCAAATTCTGAAGGAGGAGCTCCACCTGCCAAAGGGTGAAGAAATCTTCTGGACTGATTCTAAGGTAGTCCTAGGATACATCAACAATGAAGCGCGACGCTTCCATACATTTGTGGCCAACCGTGTGCAAATGATCAGAGAGAGTACAGATGTTGGTCAGTGGTTCTACATTGAGTCTAGTTCTAATCCTGCTGACCATGCTTCAAGAGGGCTCACTGCAACAGCTCTTCAGGAGTCATCCTGGTACACGGGTCCTGATTTCCTGTGGAGCCCAAAGTTCAAGATCCCGACACAATCGACAACTGAACTGTCACTTGAGGATCCAGAAATAAAGAAATCGACAGTACTCAGCACAACCACAATGGAGTCAAATGATCCATTTCTCCTACCACTACTGTCCAAATTCTCCAGCTGGCCTGTGTTGGTTCGAGCTATTGCTAGACTTCGTAGAAGAGCAAAGGGAGATACAGATAGCAATATGAGCAGTGTTGAAGAACGAAAGGAATCGGCCTTATTCCTGGTTAAGTTGGTGCAGAAGTTTGAGTTTAAGGAGAGACCCCCCAGTAAAGATCTTGATCCCTTCACCGATGACTCTGGGATTCTGTGCGTGGGAGGTCGCCTCAGGAATTCCTCACTACCTCTCTCCGTCAAACACCCAGTAATACTTCCAAAGGACAGTCACATTTCTCGACTGATCGCCGCTCACTTCCATGAGAAAGTTCATCATCAAGGACGTGGAATTACTCTGAATGAACTTAGAGCCAATGGGTTTTGGATCATCTGCGGTGGCGGTCTAATATCGAGTCTTATTCGTAAATGTGTGATCTGCAGGAGAAATCGACGACCCACTCAAGAACAGAAGATGGCGGATCTACCTGAGGATCGTGTGGAATCATCTCCACCATTCTCGTATTGCGGCATGGACTGTTTTGGTCCTTTTATAACCAAGCAAGGTCGCAAGAACTTCAAGAGATACGGCCTACTGTTCACCTGTCTATGCTCAAGAGCAGTTCACGTGGAGTTGCTTGATGATCTATCCACTGATGCCTTCATCAACGGACTGCGATGTTTTATCGCTATAAGAGGAAAGGTTCGTCAAATCAGGTCGGATCAAGGCAGCAACTTTGTTGGTGCAAAACATGAACTACATTCAGCCTTGAAGGAGCTTGATGCAGATAGAGTGGAGGCCTACCTAGCAAACCAAGACTGTGACTTTCTCATGAATGCTCCCTGTTCCAGCCATGTCGGTGGAGTATGGGAACGTCAAATTAGGACAATCAGAAATGTCCTTAGCGGAGTAGTTGCACTATGTCCTGGAAGATTGGATGACTCGTCACTTCGAACACTGTTTTACGAAGCGATGGCTATTGTAAACAGCCGTCCTCTAGCAGTCGACACCATCTATGATCCAACCAGTGTAGAGCCTTTGACGCCAAATCATCTCGTCACAATGAAATCCCACGTACCACTGCCACCTCCGGGTAAATTTGTACCACAAGACATGTACCTTCGGAAGAGATGGAGGAGAGTGCAGTACCTTACAGAACAATTCTGGAGTAGGTGGCGAAAAGAGTATCTTCAGAACATAAATCGCAGACAGTGCTGGGCCAAGCCAAGAAGAAACATTGAGGTTGGAGACATCGTCCTCATACTGGAACCAGAGGTGGCTCGTAACAGATGGCCCATGGGTGTAGTAGTAGTAGCTGCCAAAGACAAGGACAACTTAGTGAGGAAAGCCAAAGTCCAAGTTGGGACAAGGAAGCTCAATCAACAAGGGAAGCGTGAAGTGAAGCTAACTTTCCTAGAACGCCCGGTGCAGAAGCTAGTACTCCTTCTGGAAAGCACTTAG
- the LOC139941835 gene encoding melanopsin-like encodes MENGDTTTPLSANFTPGTTFDEDLTTDMMDRKSTELEFSFEDHTQRAIVGSVFCLVAAAGLVGNSLVILAVVLSQKLQTRTNAFVVNLATTDLITCFGIIFSAVTLFSKAGLPIPESVCSIAGAVTFLGGACSILTLAAIAINRFVLITKSRETYWSMYTTKKTAAMLVFIWAYALSVCSLPFFGISKWGYSDRYKFCIKDDSAPNSGLYSVLYSALVYPVPLIILIVCYYRIYRHVTNQLKTLKETGIEMDNTSTSCSESIRELHREPVNYSNRQVEITKNLFYVLCAFIVCLAPFAVALAIPASEPAIPWTGMIASFNSAVNPVIYGVKHPHFKEVFRHILRCRYHMIPEPSRFLQAMRSQSN; translated from the coding sequence ATGGAGAATGGCGACACAACGACACCGTTATCGGCGAATTTTACACCGGGAACGACTTTCGATGAAGATTTGACCACTGATATGATGGATCGGAAGTCAACTGAACTGGAGTTCAGCTTCGAGGATCACACACAGCGAGCCATCGTCGGCAGTGTGTTCTGCCTCGTGGCCGCAGCAGGTCTGGTAGGAAACAGCTTGGTGATTCTGGCCGTTGTCTTATCCCAGAAGCTTCAGACCCGCACCAATGCCTTCGTCGTCAACCTCGCCACAACCGACTTGATAACCTGTTTCGGTATCATCTTCAGTGCCGTGACGCTGTTCAGCAAGGCCGGGCTGCCCATACCAGAGTCCGTATGCTCCATTGCGGGTGCTGTCACTTTTCTCGGCGGTGCATGCAGCATCCTGACATTGGCTGCAATTGCAATTAACAGATTTGTGCTGATCACCAAGTCCCGTGAAACTTACTGGTCTATGTACACAACCAAGAAGACAGCGGCCATGTTGGTATTTATATGGGCGTACGCGTTGTCCGTTTGTAGTTTGCCATTCTTTGGGATTAGTAAATGGGGCTATTCGGACAGATACAAGTTCTGTATCAAAGACGACTCAGCCCCAAACAGTGGTCTATACTCTGTTTTATACTCGGCTCTTGTATACCCCGTTCCCTTGATCATCTTGATCGTGTGTTACTACAGGATCTACCGCCACGTCACAAACCAGTTAAAGACATTGAAGGAGACTGGCATTGAGATGGACAATACCTCAACGTCTTGTAGTGAGAGCATCAGAGAGCTCCACAGAGAACCAGTGAATTACAGCAACAGACAGGTTGAGATCACCAAGAATCTCTTCTACGTACTGTGCGCCTTTATCGTGTGTCTCGCCCCCTTCGCTGTAGCTCTGGCGATACCTGCAAGTGAGCCGGCCATCCCGTGGACTGGCATGATTGCCTCCTTCAACAGCGCCGTCAACCCGGTCATCTATGGGGTGAAACACCCGCACTTCAAGGAGGTGTTCCGTCACATTCTCCGGTGTCGGTACCACATGATTCCGGAACCATCTCGCTTTCTCCAGGCGATGAGATCGCAATCGAACTAA